GATTAGGCGCGATTCAGGCAGTACATCGACGCTGCTACGCGCGCGGCTCGTCCGCGCCCACAATCGGATCAAGCCTGCGAGATGATGGCCAGTCGATAAATATCCGCCGGATTCAGGATGGTCCGTGGTGCGCCGTGACGCACGGCACTGAGCATGGCGTCGCCGACAACCGACGTCGTCAACACATGCTCCGGCGAAATGCGGCGAGCCAGAATCAGAACCGGCTTGAGCACGACATACATCCATCGATACACGGCGGTGCGCGACTGGATGCCGTCCTCGGGAATGATGGCGGCGGGCCGAAAAATCACGACTTGCCGAAATGGGAGCCGCTGCAACGCATTCTCGGTTTTTCCGCGGATGCGGGCCCACATGGTCTTGCCCTGCTCGCTGCTGTCGGCGCCAGCGCCGGATACGTACACCATCGTCATCGCAGGGCTCACGCGAAGCAGTTCTTGCGCGACATGAAGCGTGAGGTCGTAGGTCACCGCGCGGTATGCCGCCTCGGACATACGGAAGGACGAAACACCCACGCAGAAAAAGCACGCATCGACCTT
The Paraburkholderia terrae genome window above contains:
- a CDS encoding semialdehyde dehydrogenase encodes the protein MRIVLIGATGMVGEGVLRACLKARDVTEIIVISRRALQGYEDPRLKVVITPHLERFQAEGDVFAKVDACFFCVGVSSFRMSEAAYRAVTYDLTLHVAQELLRVSPAMTMVYVSGAGADSSEQGKTMWARIRGKTENALQRLPFRQVVIFRPAAIIPEDGIQSRTAVYRWMYVVLKPVLILARRISPEHVLTTSVVGDAMLSAVRHGAPRTILNPADIYRLAIISQA